The Campylobacter sp. RM10537 genome has a segment encoding these proteins:
- the lspA gene encoding signal peptidase II — MNKNLTFIFCFIAAFVLDQWVKQLTLGGMRWQSEYFDLTFALNTGIAFSMLSFLDHYLKYFHLVFILILAIYLFWQKKFLKEHIVAFGIMLGSGCSNLLDRFVHGGVVDMFFWHKWFNFAIFNVADVMINISVALIFIQEIFLKRRSKNDRMD, encoded by the coding sequence ATGAATAAAAATTTAACATTTATTTTTTGTTTCATAGCAGCATTTGTTTTAGATCAATGGGTTAAACAATTAACTTTAGGTGGAATGAGATGGCAAAGTGAATATTTTGATTTAACTTTTGCTTTAAATACCGGTATTGCATTTTCAATGCTCAGTTTTTTAGACCATTATTTAAAATACTTTCATTTGGTGTTTATATTAATACTTGCAATATATCTTTTTTGGCAAAAAAAATTTTTAAAAGAACATATTGTAGCTTTTGGAATAATGTTGGGTTCTGGGTGTTCAAATCTTTTGGATCGTTTTGTACATGGTGGGGTTGTAGATATGTTTTTTTGGCACAAATGGTTTAATTTTGCTATTTTTAATGTAGCTGATGTTATGATAAATATTAGCGTTGCGTTAATTTTTATACAAGAAATTTTTTTAAAAAGAAGGAGTAAAAATGACAGAATGGATTAA
- the hemJ gene encoding protoporphyrinogen oxidase HemJ, whose translation MTEWINEYYFWIKWVHYLAFVSWMAGLFYLPRLFVYHVEHKENKGFVDVVKIQERKLYFAIQNPAMIATLITGSLMLHAHKEILMEGAAYMHVKLTCVTLLILFHIHNYFCLRALSKDIYTKSGKYFRIYNEFPTIMFIIIALMIVVRPF comes from the coding sequence ATGACAGAATGGATTAATGAGTATTATTTTTGGATTAAATGGGTGCATTACTTAGCTTTTGTTTCTTGGATGGCTGGACTTTTTTATTTGCCAAGACTCTTTGTGTATCATGTGGAACATAAAGAAAATAAAGGTTTTGTTGATGTGGTAAAAATTCAAGAAAGAAAACTTTATTTTGCTATACAAAATCCTGCGATGATTGCGACTTTAATTACTGGAAGTTTAATGCTACATGCCCATAAGGAAATTTTAATGGAAGGGGCAGCTTATATGCATGTGAAACTTACCTGTGTAACGCTTTTAATCCTTTTTCATATACATAATTATTTTTGTTTAAGAGCTTTATCTAAAGATATTTATACAAAAAGTGGAAAATATTTTAGAATTTATAATGAATTTCCTACAATTATGTTTATTATTATTGCTTTAATGATTGTCGTTCGTCCATTTTAA